In Syntrophales bacterium, one genomic interval encodes:
- a CDS encoding response regulator: MEKKRALVIDDEQIVLDSVRKILADENYEVDSTLSGREGIALAVKANYDIVLTDIRMPDIGGMRVLRDVKRAKPSLPVIMITGYASIQSSVQAMKMGATDYIEKPFTPDQLIKAIAAALDTAAAQEPEAQVVTHREEILKVLERASSDSDFIADLLYHGSDALEEYELTRPERLAILTGDIDWIESQIGPLTPNQRRWLEKRLSAEIW; the protein is encoded by the coding sequence ATGGAAAAGAAAAGGGCGCTTGTGATTGATGACGAGCAGATCGTGCTCGATAGCGTGCGGAAGATTCTTGCCGACGAGAACTACGAAGTCGATTCCACCTTGAGCGGGCGCGAGGGAATCGCTCTTGCCGTCAAGGCAAACTACGACATTGTGCTGACCGATATCCGCATGCCTGATATCGGCGGCATGAGGGTATTACGGGACGTAAAACGTGCCAAGCCCTCGCTTCCGGTGATCATGATTACCGGCTACGCCTCGATCCAGTCATCGGTTCAGGCCATGAAAATGGGGGCAACGGACTATATTGAAAAACCGTTTACCCCGGATCAATTGATCAAAGCCATCGCTGCGGCGCTCGACACAGCAGCGGCCCAGGAGCCCGAAGCGCAGGTTGTTACCCACAGGGAAGAGATTCTGAAGGTGCTCGAACGGGCTTCATCAGACAGCGATTTTATTGCCGATTTGCTTTATCACGGCTCCGATGCGCTCGAGGAATACGAGCTGACCCGCCCCGAAAGACTGGCTATTCTCACGGGCGACATTGATTGGATCGAAAGCCAGATTGGTCCGTTAACGCCGAATCAGCGACGATGGCTGGAAAAGAGACTCAGTGCCGAAATCTGGTAG
- a CDS encoding acetate--CoA ligase family protein: MNRKSLGDRQTEQSLNNLSEFEGAKLLAGYGIPTAKAILAHDWEAVKRAGKTIGYPVVLKLSSSEISHKTEKGVVAVDLHNEADLELAFNRIREASAIAKPEYLVQEMVKGGRELVVGMVRDTQFGPCVMFGLGGIFTEILGDVVFRPAPLSERDAAKMLQEIKGNKILDRVRGMPAVNRESLIGCLMAVGKIGLERADIMAIDINPLIVRQGKPVAVDALVVLRQI; this comes from the coding sequence ATGAATAGGAAAAGCCTTGGCGATAGGCAAACGGAACAAAGTTTAAATAATCTTTCCGAGTTCGAAGGCGCAAAGCTTCTGGCGGGCTACGGCATTCCGACAGCGAAGGCGATTCTGGCACACGATTGGGAGGCGGTCAAAAGGGCGGGAAAAACTATCGGCTATCCCGTTGTTTTGAAGCTCTCTTCCTCCGAGATAAGTCATAAAACCGAAAAAGGGGTCGTAGCGGTTGACCTGCATAATGAGGCTGATCTGGAGCTTGCCTTTAACCGGATACGGGAGGCATCAGCAATAGCCAAACCGGAATATCTCGTCCAGGAGATGGTTAAGGGGGGGCGGGAACTGGTGGTGGGAATGGTCAGGGATACCCAGTTCGGCCCCTGTGTTATGTTTGGGTTGGGGGGAATTTTTACGGAGATTCTCGGCGACGTCGTTTTTCGGCCGGCGCCGCTCAGCGAAAGGGACGCGGCGAAGATGCTGCAGGAGATAAAAGGGAACAAAATTCTTGACCGGGTCAGGGGGATGCCGGCGGTGAACAGGGAGTCGCTGATCGGCTGCCTGATGGCGGTCGGCAAAATCGGGCTGGAACGGGCAGACATCATGGCGATTGATATCAATCCGCTGATCGTCAGGCAAGGCAAACCGGTGGCGGTTGATGCGCTGGTGGTATTGCGGCAGATTTAA
- a CDS encoding DUF3786 domain-containing protein, whose amino-acid sequence MIEEELWQELENVPPQEVAVRAIAEYDENNGTFAINVFNKRYVVDVKKRLIAEPENTKKSGLLDEILLHYLSHAQDVPLSNNLVSPNQLTDGSFFFRASHELPLPKIANKFGSDLDKFIEKGLQLGGERADFGDAAVRLRLFPRVPFIFALWKKDEEFDSEVRVILDSSVEQHMSLYGVFLALLYSIGKMLAD is encoded by the coding sequence ATGATCGAGGAAGAACTTTGGCAGGAATTGGAAAACGTCCCTCCGCAAGAGGTGGCTGTTCGCGCCATTGCTGAATATGATGAGAATAATGGAACGTTTGCAATCAATGTTTTCAATAAAAGGTATGTCGTTGACGTAAAAAAAAGGTTAATTGCCGAACCTGAAAACACTAAAAAATCAGGCCTGTTAGACGAGATACTTCTGCACTACCTGTCCCACGCGCAGGACGTTCCGCTGAGCAATAATCTGGTTTCTCCCAATCAGTTGACCGACGGCAGCTTTTTCTTCCGGGCGAGTCATGAACTGCCCCTGCCGAAGATCGCCAATAAATTCGGTTCTGACCTCGATAAATTTATTGAGAAGGGCCTCCAGTTGGGGGGTGAAAGGGCAGATTTCGGCGATGCCGCCGTAAGGCTGCGGCTCTTTCCGCGGGTGCCGTTCATCTTTGCCCTCTGGAAGAAGGACGAGGAATTCGACAGCGAGGTACGCGTGATTCTCGACAGCAGCGTCGAACAGCATATGAGTCTCTATGGCGTATTTCTGGCGCTGCTTTACTCTATCGGAAAAATGCTCGCCGATTGA
- a CDS encoding enoyl-CoA hydratase-related protein, which yields MNYENVVIETGKDFVASITLNRPQNLNTFNTQLAVELNSALKELDAEKGARVIILKGNGKAFCAGIDVSDFFGKDVMAYQKWIECMEQPLVTMSTMKKPVIAQVHGVATANGAGLVGAADLAIAAENARIGLTAINVGLNCIGPVVPVARSIGRKRALEMLFYGDLFPAPEALKMGLINRVVPEADLEKETRKWAAVLAQKSPIALQIAKKAFYAAEDMDYKTAFEYMNEAFARLCSTKDAAAGIRAFLEKKAPEWKEE from the coding sequence ATGAATTACGAGAATGTCGTCATTGAAACCGGAAAGGATTTTGTCGCCTCAATCACACTTAACCGCCCCCAGAACCTGAACACCTTTAACACCCAGCTCGCGGTTGAACTCAACAGTGCCTTGAAGGAGCTCGATGCGGAAAAAGGGGCCAGGGTCATTATTCTCAAGGGCAACGGCAAGGCTTTCTGCGCCGGCATCGACGTCTCCGATTTCTTCGGCAAAGACGTTATGGCATACCAGAAATGGATAGAATGCATGGAACAACCGCTGGTGACAATGAGCACGATGAAGAAGCCTGTGATCGCGCAGGTTCATGGGGTAGCCACGGCTAATGGGGCCGGGCTGGTGGGGGCCGCCGATCTGGCGATCGCCGCTGAAAACGCCCGGATCGGCCTGACTGCCATCAACGTGGGGCTGAACTGCATCGGGCCGGTTGTTCCGGTAGCCCGGTCGATCGGAAGAAAACGCGCCCTCGAGATGCTGTTTTACGGGGATTTGTTTCCCGCCCCGGAGGCGCTGAAAATGGGACTCATCAACCGCGTGGTCCCGGAAGCTGATCTGGAAAAAGAGACAAGAAAATGGGCAGCGGTTCTGGCGCAAAAAAGTCCGATCGCCCTGCAGATCGCCAAAAAGGCTTTCTACGCCGCCGAGGATATGGATTATAAAACGGCCTTCGAATATATGAACGAGGCCTTCGCCCGTCTTTGCTCCACAAAAGACGCCGCCGCAGGGATCAGGGCCTTCCTGGAGAAAAAAGCCCCTGAATGGAAAGAGGAATAG
- a CDS encoding tautomerase family protein, whose product MPTIIIEADEGRTVEQKRGLVKDITEAVCKNFKVDAQAVTIFLHEGKKENRGKAGKLAIDL is encoded by the coding sequence ATGCCGACAATTATCATCGAAGCCGATGAGGGCAGAACCGTTGAGCAAAAGAGGGGGCTGGTTAAGGACATCACCGAAGCCGTTTGTAAAAATTTCAAGGTTGACGCTCAGGCTGTTACTATTTTTCTGCACGAAGGGAAAAAGGAAAATCGCGGGAAAGCCGGGAAATTAGCCATCGATTTATAA
- a CDS encoding nitroreductase family protein: MPLFKVDQQKCLRDGLCVAECPAKIIEILGKDGFPSPVAGAERFCIECGHCVAVCPHGALSLKTMSPQACLPIREELLLSPEQCEHFLRSRRAIRSYKDKRAPRELLQKLIEIARYAPTAHNSQPVHWLVIEDPKEGRRLGGLVAEWMRSLLVQNAELAISMNMDKVVAAWDKGIDLILRGAPHLAVAHGLATLPASQSSCVIALTYLELAAPSFGMGSCWAGYFTAAATFYPPLQEALALPKNHLTYGAVMIGYPQYRYQRMPSRHKPEITWR; this comes from the coding sequence ATGCCGCTTTTTAAAGTTGATCAGCAGAAATGTCTGCGGGACGGGCTCTGCGTTGCCGAGTGCCCGGCAAAAATTATTGAAATCCTTGGGAAAGACGGATTTCCCTCTCCTGTAGCCGGGGCCGAACGGTTTTGCATCGAATGCGGGCATTGTGTTGCCGTTTGTCCCCATGGGGCTCTGTCGCTCAAGACGATGTCCCCGCAAGCTTGCCTGCCCATACGGGAGGAACTGCTTTTAAGTCCGGAACAGTGCGAACATTTTTTGCGGTCGCGCAGGGCTATCCGCAGTTACAAAGACAAGCGGGCGCCACGCGAGCTCTTGCAGAAGTTGATCGAAATAGCTCGCTATGCACCCACGGCTCACAACAGCCAACCTGTCCACTGGCTGGTTATTGAAGACCCGAAAGAGGGAAGGCGTCTGGGAGGGCTGGTGGCGGAATGGATGCGCTCCCTGCTTGTGCAGAACGCCGAACTTGCCATTTCCATGAACATGGACAAGGTCGTGGCCGCCTGGGACAAGGGGATTGATCTAATCCTGCGGGGCGCGCCCCATCTGGCCGTGGCGCACGGCTTAGCGACCCTTCCCGCCTCCCAGTCATCCTGCGTCATCGCCCTGACTTATCTGGAGCTGGCCGCGCCTTCTTTCGGTATGGGAAGCTGCTGGGCCGGTTATTTTACCGCCGCGGCCACCTTCTACCCACCGCTGCAGGAAGCACTGGCCTTGCCGAAGAATCATCTGACTTACGGGGCGGTAATGATCGGGTATCCGCAGTACCGCTATCAGCGAATGCCCTCTCGCCACAAACCGGAAATAACCTGGCGATAA